GGTCAAAATCTCATGAGATGAACGATGTCTAAAACGAAAATAGAGAAAAATAAATAAAAATAGATGCAAAACAACGATGATGTAAAAGATGGTAGGAAAATACGAGAGGAGGGTCATCATAACTTGGGTTAACAAAGGTAGCGGGAGGTCAACGGAGTTGAATAAAGCACTGAATTGTGGAAAAAGGAATTGCAGCAAGAAAAACAACATTAAACTAAGAATACCTAATAAAACAATCGGATAACGAAGTTGCTTTAAAAAGGCTTTCTTTAATTGTTCACGTTTTCTAAGCATGTCACCTCCTTCCATTAAACCTATGGCTAGACTTCCATTTTCTGTGGCGAAATACAAATACCCTAATACATCAGCGGGTAAACGGTAACGACCTAACACTTCAGTTAACGTTAGACCTTGCTGCAAGGAGGTTTTGATTGCTTTAACAGGAATTTGGGTGTCAGATCGATATTGTAATTCCAATAATGTTAAAGATTGCGAGATGGAATAACCCTTCTCTAATAAAACACCTAACCCCCTCAGAAATGCAGCTTGCTCAAGTGTTGTCCATCTACGCCTTTTCATATGGAAAACCCTTGTATGAGGTTGTCTGGCTCAATGGAATATACCCCATAGCCATTGCTCGTTTCAGATAATCATTCATTTTCGGAAAATACACATCTTCACCACTATTATTTAATATGGTTTTCATTACATCATTTAATTGAGAACCACACAATGTTTCGTATACGCCAGTTCGTCGCTGTTTTCTTCTCACTAAGCATTGGATTGAACATTCTGATCCGCAGTAAGGACAGACTAAATCACAAAGCTGTTGAGACACGACACCTAAGAGCGTTTGATGCATTTCCTCAAAC
This Pseudalkalibacillus berkeleyi DNA region includes the following protein-coding sequences:
- the comGB gene encoding competence type IV pilus assembly protein ComGB, which translates into the protein MKRRRWTTLEQAAFLRGLGVLLEKGYSISQSLTLLELQYRSDTQIPVKAIKTSLQQGLTLTEVLGRYRLPADVLGYLYFATENGSLAIGLMEGGDMLRKREQLKKAFLKQLRYPIVLLGILSLMLFFLLQFLFPQFSALFNSVDLPLPLLTQVMMTLLSYFPTIFYIIVVLHLFLFIFLYFRFRHRSSHEILTYLVRFPFLKGGIQTFLTHYFAFQFGQLLSGGLSIGLALQLFEEQGYLSFFQVEASALNASLRNGEPLSETLFNRSFYLPELSQIVQFGQSNGKLGEELVLYSEMLFERTEGKLEKYLALIQPIMFGFIALIVLTLFLSVMLPVFHLFQSV